From Chryseobacterium shandongense, the proteins below share one genomic window:
- a CDS encoding PIN domain-containing protein, translating into MKILIDSTTYKQDKTLNKSDFSLLKDLGKKKLIEINIPWVVYKEATTSSVQESQNDFQQAINKLISLDKKGVHPNHYNDIIKYVKKINELKIDFEESVKRLWDEFIKDSNAILHPFNPKHSTKVFENYFSGGEPFKSLKNRDDIPDAFIYALIKDISRKNKLVLISNDTNLSDKCGPDKNILIFKTLKDFYSSMVFESINEKYKSLLKVEKYNDALQFLQCCENVIKKEALSFANSISHIEFEEPSLKSENNEGTIIGYGADEVRVKWKDAKNIAEQIFLPIEVSGLALIDYFIFKADYWIYENRPQIADDWNEHFYRVEQECRMTLFITFNFNIEQMLEMKKNDEELELQINSFDTVRLD; encoded by the coding sequence ATGAAAATACTAATTGATAGTACAACGTACAAGCAGGACAAAACACTCAATAAGTCGGACTTTTCGCTTTTAAAAGATTTGGGTAAAAAGAAACTTATTGAAATAAATATACCTTGGGTAGTGTATAAAGAAGCTACTACGTCAAGTGTTCAGGAGTCTCAAAATGATTTTCAGCAAGCGATAAATAAATTAATATCATTAGACAAAAAAGGAGTTCATCCCAATCACTATAATGATATTATAAAGTATGTGAAGAAAATAAATGAATTAAAAATTGATTTTGAAGAATCTGTCAAGAGACTGTGGGATGAGTTTATTAAAGATTCAAACGCAATTTTACATCCATTTAATCCCAAACATAGCACGAAGGTTTTTGAAAATTATTTTAGTGGCGGCGAACCTTTTAAAAGCCTAAAGAATAGAGATGATATTCCCGATGCATTTATTTATGCTCTTATAAAAGATATTTCGCGTAAAAATAAATTGGTGTTAATCTCAAATGACACCAATTTGTCGGATAAATGTGGACCCGATAAAAACATATTGATTTTTAAAACTTTAAAAGATTTTTATTCATCTATGGTTTTTGAGTCAATAAATGAAAAATACAAATCCCTGCTAAAAGTAGAAAAGTATAATGATGCATTACAATTTCTACAGTGTTGTGAAAACGTAATAAAGAAAGAAGCTCTTTCCTTTGCAAATTCAATTTCTCATATTGAATTTGAAGAACCCTCTTTGAAATCTGAAAATAATGAAGGAACAATTATTGGTTATGGTGCTGATGAAGTAAGAGTCAAATGGAAGGATGCGAAGAATATTGCAGAGCAGATTTTTCTTCCGATAGAGGTCTCGGGTCTTGCATTGATTGATTATTTCATTTTCAAAGCTGACTATTGGATTTATGAGAACCGACCTCAGATTGCAGACGATTGGAATGAACACTTTTATAGGGTGGAGCAAGAATGCAGAATGACTTTATTTATTACCTTTAACTTTAACATTGAGCAGATGTTGGAAATGAAGAAAAATGATGAAGAATTGGAGTTGCAAATTAATTCTTTTGATACAGTAAGATTAGATTAA
- a CDS encoding DUF6577 family protein encodes MVKKERDKVALKEYFRNQSELSLDDLRAYFRKDDSEIPDTTIRWKVYDLVRSSILHRVGRGLFQLGDAKQYQPELSSRSKKIGTFIRKNFPDVSFCAWNSDLLNEFAQHLSAYPFVLVDIERDVAESVYYQLKNNFSGVFLRPSEMLINDLLPDFRSPIIVRYLTTESPLSEEKGLPLISLEKMLVDIFCDPEFTFLAGSELRSIFVNAFQKYIVNENRLLRYADRKGRKQDLIKYIYDSKFLKQ; translated from the coding sequence ATGGTAAAAAAAGAAAGAGATAAAGTAGCACTAAAAGAATATTTTAGGAATCAATCAGAGCTTTCCTTAGATGATTTGCGCGCTTATTTTAGAAAAGATGACTCTGAGATTCCAGATACAACCATAAGGTGGAAAGTATATGACCTTGTTAGATCGTCAATACTGCATAGAGTAGGGAGAGGATTGTTTCAACTCGGCGATGCCAAGCAATATCAGCCGGAACTATCTTCCAGGTCAAAAAAAATCGGCACATTCATCCGGAAAAATTTTCCTGATGTTTCTTTTTGTGCTTGGAACTCGGATTTATTAAACGAATTCGCTCAGCATCTGAGCGCATATCCATTCGTGCTTGTAGATATTGAACGTGATGTTGCAGAGTCTGTATATTATCAGCTAAAAAATAATTTCAGCGGTGTGTTTCTACGTCCTTCAGAGATGCTTATAAATGATCTTCTTCCTGACTTCCGTTCTCCCATTATAGTTAGGTATTTGACAACAGAAAGTCCTTTGAGTGAAGAAAAAGGTCTGCCCCTCATTAGCCTCGAAAAAATGCTGGTAGATATATTTTGTGATCCTGAATTTACTTTTCTTGCAGGCAGTGAACTCAGAAGTATATTTGTTAATGCATTTCAAAAATACATCGTAAATGAAAATAGGCTTTTACGATATGCTGACCGAAAGGGCAGAAAACAAGACCTTATTAAATATATATACGATTCTAAATTTCTAAAACAATAA
- a CDS encoding nucleotidyl transferase AbiEii/AbiGii toxin family protein, protein MISKDSLTTEWLNSVSVKNNRADKILIEKVIRALLLLEGLVKSDVQFVFKGGTALMLLMNSTKRLSIDIDVIISNPKQNLEEKFQGFLSEQGFTRFEEQHRQTSGDIEKAHYKFFYTPVHMSNMTEDYVLLDILFEEPHYTKIINFPIDSSFIKQDGDPINVSIPCHEDILGDKLTAFAPNTTGIPYEKGGDSRTMEIMKQLFDIGSLLEPVTDVNIIGQTFDIFAKTEIGYRNCETDENGVLDDIYDTALHICSRGEKGRGNFKALLSGINQVKRFIFSENYHLDRAITDAAKAAYLSTVLRYKVMKLEKYQGLESIKELVIDQSFDSKLNKLKKGNPEAFFYWYHISLIRQQKQ, encoded by the coding sequence ATGATATCAAAAGACAGTCTTACTACTGAATGGCTGAACAGTGTCTCTGTAAAGAATAACAGAGCAGATAAAATTCTTATAGAAAAAGTAATTAGAGCATTACTTCTCCTTGAAGGCCTAGTGAAGTCTGATGTTCAATTTGTTTTTAAAGGTGGAACAGCCCTTATGTTATTGATGAACAGTACCAAACGTCTTTCCATTGATATTGATGTAATTATCAGTAACCCAAAGCAAAACCTGGAAGAGAAGTTCCAGGGATTTTTATCTGAACAAGGATTTACAAGGTTTGAGGAACAACACCGGCAAACATCAGGCGACATTGAAAAAGCACATTACAAGTTTTTTTACACACCTGTTCATATGTCTAATATGACTGAAGACTATGTATTGCTGGATATTCTATTTGAAGAGCCGCACTACACAAAAATTATAAACTTTCCCATAGATTCAAGTTTTATCAAGCAGGATGGCGACCCTATAAACGTTAGTATCCCATGTCATGAAGACATTTTAGGGGATAAGCTTACGGCTTTTGCACCTAATACCACTGGGATACCTTATGAAAAAGGCGGCGATTCGAGGACGATGGAGATCATGAAACAGCTTTTTGATATTGGAAGTCTTTTGGAACCTGTTACTGATGTAAACATAATTGGTCAGACTTTCGATATTTTTGCCAAAACAGAGATTGGTTATAGAAATTGTGAAACTGATGAAAACGGAGTACTTGATGATATTTATGACACGGCATTGCATATCTGTTCGCGAGGGGAAAAGGGAAGGGGGAATTTTAAAGCACTATTATCAGGAATTAATCAAGTAAAAAGATTTATATTCTCAGAAAATTATCATTTAGACAGAGCTATCACCGATGCTGCAAAAGCTGCCTATCTATCAACTGTTCTTAGATATAAAGTAATGAAACTTGAAAAATATCAAGGGCTGGAAAGTATAAAAGAGCTAGTGATCGATCAGAGTTTTGATTCCAAACTCAATAAGTTGAAAAAAGGAAATCCTGAAGCCTTTTTCTACTGGTATCACATATCTCTTATACGACAACAAAAACAATAA
- a CDS encoding helix-turn-helix domain-containing protein, giving the protein MNTLFIKNMVCNRCIMVVQNELEKLGLGIKNIKLGEVTLTQEITPAKKNALVKTLEPLGFEIIDDKKGRIIEKIKNIIIDLVHHQDSDVKTNLSDVLSDKLHHDYNYLSNLFSEVEGTTIEKYFIAQKVEKVKELLVYDELSLSEIANRLNYSSVAYLSNQFKKVTGLTPSHFKQIKEDKRKPLDKV; this is encoded by the coding sequence ATGAATACACTCTTTATCAAAAATATGGTCTGCAACCGCTGCATTATGGTAGTGCAAAATGAATTGGAAAAACTTGGTTTAGGTATTAAGAATATAAAATTGGGCGAAGTAACCTTAACCCAAGAGATAACCCCCGCAAAAAAAAATGCTTTGGTAAAAACTTTAGAGCCATTGGGATTTGAGATAATTGACGATAAAAAAGGCAGGATAATAGAAAAGATAAAGAACATTATCATTGACCTGGTACACCATCAGGATAGTGATGTAAAAACCAACCTTTCCGATGTATTGAGTGACAAATTGCATCACGATTACAATTACCTGTCCAATCTGTTTTCAGAGGTAGAGGGTACAACCATTGAAAAATACTTTATCGCCCAAAAGGTGGAGAAAGTCAAAGAATTGTTGGTGTATGATGAGTTGTCATTAAGTGAGATTGCGAACCGCCTAAATTATTCGAGCGTGGCATATTTGAGTAACCAGTTTAAAAAAGTTACCGGGCTAACACCAAGCCATTTCAAACAGATTAAAGAGGATAAAAGAAAACCGTTGGATAAAGTGTAA
- a CDS encoding heavy metal translocating P-type ATPase: MATNRENIYIPLEDVESEHCALIVEKGLAQVKGVETHKVELNNRRAAITVDSNETVGEAVKAIKDLGYGVPTVKSAFPVLGMTCASCAGSAESIVKYQPGVVNASVNFATGNLTVEYLPNMTDASTLQKAVQGVGYDLLIEDETKQQETLEAIHEKKFRTLKNKTIWAIILSLPVVIIGMFFMDMPYADPIMWLFSTPVVIWLGRDFFVNAWKQAKHRSANMDTLVALSTGIAYLFSVFNMLFADFWHQRGLHAHVYFEAAAVIIAFILLGKLLEERAKGNTSSAIKKLMGLQPKTVIVVQADGTEKQTAIEDVSAGDVILVKPGEKIAVDGMVISGNSYVDESMLSGEPVPVLKKENEKVFAGTINQKGSFQFKAVKVGKETMLAHIIKMVQDAQGSKAPVQKLVDKIAGIFVPVVIGIAILTFILWLVLGGENGVVHGLLAAVTVLVIACPCALGLATPTAIMVGVGKGAENGILIKDAESLELAKKVNAIVLDKTGTITEGRPQVTGIKWLNHEDTAKEILLSIEKQSEHPLAEAVVKHLDDVAATSLSMFDSITGKGAKADHDNETHYVGNKKLLAENNIAIAGELQDQAEEWGKQSKTVIWFANSKKALAVIAIADKIKETSVQAIREMQDMGIDLYMLTGDNEATAKAIAEQTGIKHYKAEVLPQHKADFVKELQSKGKVVAMVGDGINDSTALATADVSIAMGKGSDIAMDVAKMTIISSDLTKIPQAIRLSKQTVATIKQNLFWAFIYNVIGIPVAAGILYPVNGFLLNPMIAGAAMALSSVSVVSNSLRLKWKK; the protein is encoded by the coding sequence ATGGCGACAAACAGAGAAAATATATACATTCCATTGGAGGATGTAGAAAGCGAACACTGTGCATTAATCGTTGAAAAGGGATTGGCACAGGTAAAAGGCGTAGAAACCCATAAAGTAGAGCTGAACAACCGCAGGGCAGCGATTACAGTAGATAGCAATGAAACCGTAGGCGAAGCTGTTAAGGCAATTAAAGATTTAGGTTACGGAGTTCCTACGGTTAAAAGTGCTTTTCCGGTATTGGGCATGACCTGTGCATCCTGTGCGGGCAGTGCCGAAAGCATTGTTAAATACCAACCGGGAGTAGTTAATGCTTCCGTGAACTTTGCAACGGGCAATCTTACCGTGGAATATCTGCCCAATATGACCGATGCCTCCACCCTGCAAAAAGCGGTTCAGGGAGTAGGTTACGACCTATTGATTGAAGACGAAACCAAGCAGCAGGAAACGCTTGAAGCCATCCACGAAAAGAAATTCCGAACCTTGAAAAACAAGACCATTTGGGCAATTATCCTTTCCCTGCCCGTGGTAATCATAGGAATGTTCTTTATGGATATGCCCTATGCAGACCCGATAATGTGGCTCTTTTCCACACCCGTTGTAATATGGTTGGGCAGGGATTTTTTTGTAAACGCTTGGAAGCAGGCAAAGCACCGTTCCGCCAATATGGATACGCTGGTGGCATTGAGTACAGGTATTGCCTACCTGTTCAGTGTTTTCAATATGCTGTTTGCCGACTTTTGGCATCAACGGGGACTGCACGCCCACGTATATTTTGAAGCGGCAGCCGTTATTATCGCATTCATCCTGTTAGGGAAACTGCTGGAAGAAAGAGCCAAAGGCAACACCTCTTCTGCCATTAAGAAGCTGATGGGCTTGCAGCCAAAAACGGTCATCGTGGTACAGGCGGATGGAACGGAAAAGCAGACCGCTATTGAAGATGTAAGCGCAGGCGATGTGATACTCGTAAAACCCGGTGAAAAGATTGCGGTGGACGGTATGGTCATATCGGGCAATTCCTATGTGGACGAAAGTATGCTAAGCGGCGAGCCTGTACCTGTATTGAAGAAAGAGAACGAAAAAGTATTTGCAGGAACGATTAACCAAAAAGGCAGTTTTCAATTCAAGGCGGTAAAAGTGGGCAAAGAAACCATGCTTGCCCACATCATCAAAATGGTGCAGGATGCACAGGGAAGCAAAGCACCCGTTCAGAAATTGGTAGATAAGATTGCGGGTATTTTTGTTCCGGTAGTAATCGGCATTGCTATCCTGACATTTATCTTATGGCTGGTGTTAGGCGGCGAAAACGGAGTTGTGCATGGTTTGTTGGCAGCCGTTACGGTATTGGTTATTGCCTGTCCCTGTGCTTTGGGTTTAGCAACCCCGACCGCTATTATGGTAGGTGTTGGTAAAGGTGCGGAAAACGGTATTTTGATTAAGGATGCGGAAAGTTTAGAGTTGGCAAAAAAAGTAAATGCCATCGTTTTGGACAAAACCGGAACCATCACCGAGGGAAGACCACAGGTAACGGGCATTAAATGGCTGAACCATGAGGACACCGCAAAAGAAATCCTTTTGAGCATCGAAAAGCAATCCGAGCATCCATTGGCAGAAGCCGTAGTGAAGCATCTTGACGATGTAGCGGCCACCTCTTTATCCATGTTCGACAGCATTACGGGCAAAGGCGCAAAAGCAGACCATGACAACGAAACCCATTATGTAGGCAACAAAAAGCTATTGGCAGAAAACAACATTGCCATTGCCGGAGAATTACAAGACCAGGCCGAAGAATGGGGCAAACAGTCTAAAACCGTTATCTGGTTTGCAAACAGCAAAAAGGCTCTTGCTGTAATCGCTATCGCCGATAAGATTAAGGAAACATCGGTGCAGGCTATCCGGGAAATGCAGGATATGGGCATTGACCTGTATATGCTGACCGGAGATAATGAAGCTACCGCTAAAGCCATTGCGGAGCAGACAGGCATCAAGCATTACAAAGCCGAAGTTTTGCCACAGCACAAAGCCGACTTTGTGAAAGAACTGCAAAGTAAAGGAAAGGTAGTGGCAATGGTGGGCGATGGTATCAACGACAGCACCGCATTGGCAACAGCCGATGTAAGTATCGCAATGGGCAAAGGCAGCGACATCGCAATGGACGTAGCCAAGATGACCATCATTTCATCCGACCTGACCAAAATACCGCAGGCAATACGCTTGTCCAAACAGACCGTAGCCACCATCAAGCAAAACCTGTTCTGGGCGTTTATCTACAACGTAATCGGCATTCCGGTAGCGGCAGGTATCCTTTACCCTGTTAACGGCTTCCTGCTCAACCCGATGATTGCGGGTGCGGCAATGGCATTGAGCAGCGTGAGCGTGGTCAGTAACAGCCTGCGGTTGAAGTGGAAGAAATAA
- a CDS encoding heavy-metal-associated domain-containing protein — translation MENKQFQFKTNINCGGCIASVKPHLDKAEGICHWEVDTANKDKVLTVKSEGITEQEVISTVQKAGFKIEPLNA, via the coding sequence ATGGAAAATAAACAATTTCAATTCAAGACGAACATCAATTGCGGCGGTTGTATCGCATCTGTAAAACCGCACTTGGACAAGGCAGAGGGCATATGCCATTGGGAAGTGGACACGGCCAACAAGGACAAGGTACTTACAGTGAAGTCCGAGGGCATTACCGAGCAGGAAGTAATATCGACCGTACAAAAGGCAGGCTTCAAAATAGAACCTTTGAATGCCTAA
- a CDS encoding Crp/Fnr family transcriptional regulator, whose product MENPPKNKIVDYNLPCEDCNSKIHSVFHSVNRISLQELFKHKICTIYKKGQYIFNEKGFPQGLFCITKGKVKLCVTGSDGKEQILRLANSGDIIGYTAMLAKERYHCSAVALEDSSICIIEKNFFLEFVQNHPELLLEFIKKMTGDLNVADEKIVSLSQKNVRERMAEALLFFKTTYGINEKDQTLNIVLTREEIASYVGTSMESAIRLLSEFNQEGIIKLTGKKIKILNISELIKKLNFTIKYD is encoded by the coding sequence ATGGAGAATCCACCCAAAAATAAAATAGTAGATTATAATCTTCCATGTGAGGATTGTAATTCCAAAATACATTCTGTTTTTCATAGTGTTAATCGTATTTCGTTGCAAGAACTTTTCAAGCATAAAATCTGTACTATCTATAAAAAGGGGCAATATATTTTTAACGAAAAAGGATTTCCTCAAGGGTTATTTTGTATTACCAAAGGAAAAGTAAAATTATGCGTAACAGGATCTGACGGAAAAGAGCAAATTCTTCGGTTAGCAAATTCAGGAGATATTATTGGTTACACAGCCATGTTAGCTAAAGAACGCTACCACTGTTCTGCAGTTGCATTGGAAGACTCGTCGATATGCATTATTGAAAAAAATTTTTTTCTGGAATTTGTTCAGAATCACCCTGAGTTGCTTTTAGAATTCATAAAAAAAATGACTGGAGACTTGAATGTTGCAGACGAGAAAATAGTCTCTTTGTCTCAAAAAAATGTACGGGAACGAATGGCAGAAGCTTTATTATTTTTTAAGACAACTTATGGCATTAACGAGAAAGATCAAACGCTTAACATAGTTTTGACCAGAGAGGAAATAGCTAGTTATGTAGGCACTTCTATGGAAAGTGCCATTCGGTTATTATCAGAGTTTAACCAAGAGGGTATAATTAAACTAACCGGTAAAAAAATTAAAATTCTTAATATTTCTGAATTGATAAAAAAGCTAAATTTTACAATTAAATATGATTAA
- a CDS encoding DUF6799 domain-containing protein has product MDHTMYMDKKEQMIDMKKDHLMMKDGKMKMMKDGMEMPMDHTMTMKNGTKVMPDGMCTKKDGKTMNMKNGDMMDMDGNMGKMPSTDKKAKKGKCC; this is encoded by the coding sequence ATGGACCATACAATGTACATGGACAAAAAGGAGCAAATGATTGACATGAAAAAAGACCATTTAATGATGAAAGATGGAAAAATGAAAATGATGAAAGACGGAATGGAAATGCCTATGGATCATACCATGACGATGAAAAACGGAACTAAAGTAATGCCCGATGGAATGTGTACTAAAAAAGATGGTAAGACTATGAACATGAAGAATGGGGATATGATGGACATGGATGGCAATATGGGCAAAATGCCTTCCACAGACAAGAAAGCCAAAAAAGGAAAGTGCTGTTAA
- a CDS encoding DUF1622 domain-containing protein — translation MEALNYIAIGISIAGSMIIIWGVLTTVFHFWKTEKERIMKKKLISNSTAIRNQFNAYLILGLDFMLEADIIHTIHNPVLKELYVLAMIVVIRSVISFFLLKEVGNNVQDKTY, via the coding sequence ATGGAAGCTTTAAACTATATCGCAATTGGTATCAGTATAGCTGGTAGCATGATTATAATTTGGGGCGTTCTTACAACAGTTTTCCATTTTTGGAAGACGGAAAAAGAAAGAATCATGAAGAAAAAATTGATTTCTAATAGCACAGCTATTAGAAATCAATTTAATGCTTATTTGATATTGGGGCTTGATTTCATGCTTGAGGCGGACATTATCCATACCATACACAATCCTGTTTTAAAGGAATTATATGTATTGGCTATGATTGTAGTAATCAGGTCTGTTATAAGTTTCTTTTTATTGAAAGAAGTAGGCAACAATGTACAAGATAAAACTTACTAA